The following coding sequences lie in one Bordetella genomosp. 9 genomic window:
- a CDS encoding threo-3-hydroxy-L-aspartate ammonia-lyase, which produces MPRELPTYADVVAASERLQGQAHRTPVLTSSTADAKSGARVFFKCENFQRMGAFKFRGGYNAIAKLTPAQREAGVLTFSSGNHAQAIALAARLQGVSATIIMPEDAPAAKRAATEGYGGKVVTYDRYKEDREAVAARLQAETGATLIPPYDHFDVIAGQGTAAKELFDEVGELDYLFVCLGGGGLLSGSLLSAAALSPSCKVYGVEPEAGNDGQQSLRAGRVIPIATPKSIADGALTTHLGELTFPIIQKHVTDIVTVTDAQLIATMKFFAERMKMVVEPTGCLAAAAVLQQVVPVRDARVGVIISGGNVDLKAYGAYLAS; this is translated from the coding sequence ATGCCGCGCGAACTTCCCACCTACGCCGATGTCGTTGCCGCCAGCGAAAGACTGCAGGGCCAGGCGCATCGCACGCCCGTCCTGACTTCCTCGACCGCCGATGCGAAAAGCGGCGCGCGCGTGTTCTTCAAGTGCGAAAATTTCCAGCGCATGGGAGCTTTCAAGTTTCGCGGCGGCTACAACGCGATTGCCAAGCTCACGCCCGCGCAGCGCGAGGCTGGCGTGCTGACGTTTTCTTCCGGCAACCACGCGCAAGCGATCGCGCTGGCAGCCAGACTGCAAGGCGTGTCCGCCACAATCATCATGCCGGAGGACGCGCCGGCCGCGAAGCGCGCGGCCACGGAAGGCTATGGCGGCAAGGTCGTCACCTACGACCGCTACAAGGAAGACCGCGAGGCGGTGGCTGCGCGCCTGCAGGCGGAAACCGGCGCCACGCTGATTCCGCCTTATGACCACTTCGACGTGATTGCGGGCCAGGGCACCGCCGCCAAGGAGCTGTTCGACGAAGTGGGAGAACTGGACTACCTGTTCGTCTGTCTGGGTGGCGGCGGATTGCTGTCGGGCTCGCTGCTCTCGGCCGCCGCCCTCAGCCCCTCGTGCAAAGTCTATGGCGTGGAGCCGGAGGCGGGCAACGACGGGCAGCAATCGCTGCGCGCCGGCCGCGTCATCCCCATCGCCACGCCGAAGTCCATCGCGGACGGGGCTTTGACCACCCATCTGGGCGAATTGACCTTTCCGATCATCCAAAAGCACGTCACGGACATCGTCACGGTGACGGACGCGCAGTTGATCGCGACGATGAAATTTTTCGCCGAGCGCATGAAGATGGTGGTGGAACCTACAGGATGCCTGGCCGCCGCGGCGGTTCTGCAGCAAGTGGTGCCGGTGCGCGATGCGCGCGTGGGCGTCATCATCAGCGGCGGCAACGTCGACCTGAAGGCCTACGGCGCTTATCTGGCGTCCTGA
- the ruvB gene encoding Holliday junction branch migration DNA helicase RuvB, which yields MAIQSDSLSSRPDARRLVAPQPASPNEESIERALRPKALREYVGQDRAREQLEIFIAAARQRGEALDHVLLFGPPGLGKTTLAHIIAHEMGVQLRQTSGPVLERPGDLAALLTNLEKNDVLFIDEIHRLSPVVEEILYPALEDFQIDILIGEGPAARSVKLDLQPFTLVGATTRAGMLTNPLRDRFGIVSRLEFYNATDLARIVTRSAALLNAGITPEGADEVARRSRGTPRIANRLLRRVRDYAEVKAQGRIDAEVANAALSMLEVDPQGLDLMDRKLLEAIVHKFDGGPVGVDSLAAAIGEERDTIEDVIEPYLIQHGYLQRTPRGRMATQTTWRHLGLTPPAGATAVSGDLF from the coding sequence ATGGCCATCCAGTCCGACTCGCTCTCGTCCCGCCCCGATGCCCGCCGCCTAGTGGCGCCGCAACCCGCATCGCCCAACGAAGAATCCATCGAACGCGCGTTGCGGCCAAAGGCCCTGCGCGAATACGTGGGGCAGGATCGCGCGCGCGAACAACTGGAGATTTTCATCGCCGCCGCTCGCCAGCGGGGTGAGGCCCTGGACCACGTGTTGCTGTTCGGCCCGCCGGGACTGGGCAAGACCACGCTGGCGCACATCATCGCGCACGAAATGGGCGTGCAGCTCAGGCAGACCTCCGGCCCCGTGCTGGAACGCCCGGGCGATCTTGCCGCCCTGTTGACCAACCTGGAGAAGAACGACGTCCTCTTCATCGACGAGATCCACCGCCTCTCGCCCGTCGTCGAGGAAATTCTTTACCCGGCGCTGGAAGATTTCCAGATCGACATTTTGATCGGCGAAGGTCCGGCGGCCCGCAGCGTCAAGCTGGATCTGCAGCCCTTCACCCTGGTGGGCGCAACGACGCGCGCCGGCATGCTGACCAATCCGCTGCGCGACCGCTTCGGCATCGTGTCGCGTTTGGAGTTCTACAACGCCACCGATCTGGCGCGCATCGTCACGCGCAGCGCGGCGCTGCTGAACGCCGGCATTACGCCCGAAGGGGCCGATGAAGTGGCGCGGCGCTCACGCGGCACGCCGCGCATCGCGAACCGCCTGCTGCGCCGGGTGCGCGACTACGCCGAAGTCAAGGCGCAGGGCCGCATCGATGCCGAGGTCGCCAATGCGGCGCTGTCCATGCTCGAAGTCGACCCGCAGGGCCTGGACCTGATGGACCGCAAACTGCTCGAAGCCATCGTGCATAAATTCGACGGCGGCCCCGTCGGCGTGGACAGCCTGGCGGCCGCCATCGGCGAAGAACGCGACACCATCGAAGACGTCATCGAGCCCTATCTGATCCAGCACGGCTACCTGCAGCGCACCCCACGCGGCCGCATGGCCACCCAGACCACCTGGCGCCATCTGGGCCTGACGCCCCCGGCGGGCGCAACAGCCGTTTCCGGCGATTTGTTTTAG
- the recQ gene encoding DNA helicase RecQ, protein MSEPRALEVLRRVFGYESFRGEQQAIVDHVIQGGDALVLMPTGGGKSLCYQVPALVREGTGVVVSPLIALMQDQVDALTELGVRAAYLNSTQDWRVAREVEQAFLDGELDLLYVAPERLLTDRCLQLLERGRIALFAIDEAHCVSQWGHDFRPEYMGLSLLHERWPQVPRIALTATATAATRAEIAQRLALDDARHFVASFDRPNIRYRIVEKNDVRRQLLDLIQNEHAGDSGVVYCLSRARVEETADFLCSHGIQALPYHAGLGASVRAANQSRFLREDGIVMVATIAFGMGIDKPDVRFVAHIDLPKSVEGYYQETGRAGRDGLPATAWLAYGLQDVVQQRRMIDESPGDESFRRRLGQQLDAMLGLCETVECRRVRLLAYFGQHIGPCGNCDVCLDPPQAWDGTVAAQKVLSAVYRLWKERGQRYGAGHIIDILRGKHTDRVSQYGHDTLSVFGVGADLSESAWRGVLRQLLAQGLLAVDHEGYGTLTLTEASRAVLKGERQLMLRRESPKAARASKSASGRPRAAAVELPAHAQPIFEALRAWRAEVARNHGVPAYVIFHDATLREIALARPASLAELGSISGVGARKLEAYGEEILERI, encoded by the coding sequence ATGTCTGAACCGCGCGCCCTGGAGGTCCTGCGGCGCGTTTTCGGCTACGAATCCTTTCGTGGCGAGCAACAGGCCATCGTCGATCACGTCATCCAGGGCGGCGATGCGCTGGTCCTGATGCCAACCGGTGGCGGCAAATCGCTGTGCTACCAGGTTCCCGCCCTGGTCCGGGAAGGGACCGGCGTGGTGGTCTCGCCATTGATCGCACTGATGCAGGACCAGGTGGATGCGCTGACCGAACTGGGCGTGCGTGCGGCCTACCTGAATTCCACCCAGGACTGGCGCGTCGCGCGCGAAGTGGAACAGGCCTTCCTGGACGGGGAACTGGACCTGCTCTATGTGGCCCCGGAGCGCTTGCTGACCGACCGCTGCCTGCAGTTGCTCGAACGCGGGCGCATTGCCCTGTTCGCCATCGACGAAGCGCATTGCGTGTCCCAATGGGGACACGATTTCCGGCCGGAATACATGGGCCTGTCGCTGCTGCACGAACGCTGGCCGCAGGTGCCGCGCATCGCCCTGACGGCGACGGCCACCGCCGCCACGCGTGCGGAAATTGCGCAGCGCCTGGCGCTGGACGATGCCCGCCATTTCGTCGCCAGCTTCGACCGCCCCAACATCCGCTACCGCATCGTCGAGAAGAACGACGTGCGCCGGCAGTTGCTGGATCTGATCCAGAACGAACACGCGGGCGATTCAGGCGTGGTGTATTGCCTGTCGCGCGCCCGTGTGGAGGAAACCGCCGACTTTCTTTGCAGCCATGGCATCCAGGCCTTGCCCTATCACGCGGGGCTCGGCGCCTCGGTGCGCGCCGCCAACCAGTCGCGTTTCCTGCGTGAGGACGGCATCGTGATGGTTGCCACCATCGCCTTCGGCATGGGTATCGATAAGCCGGACGTGCGCTTCGTGGCCCACATCGACCTGCCCAAGTCCGTCGAAGGTTATTACCAGGAGACCGGCCGCGCCGGCCGCGACGGACTGCCCGCGACCGCCTGGCTGGCCTATGGGCTGCAGGACGTGGTGCAGCAGCGCCGCATGATCGACGAGTCGCCCGGCGACGAAAGCTTCCGCCGCCGGCTCGGCCAGCAGCTGGATGCCATGCTGGGGCTTTGCGAAACGGTGGAGTGCCGCCGCGTGCGCCTGCTGGCGTACTTCGGCCAGCACATCGGGCCCTGCGGCAATTGCGACGTGTGCCTGGATCCGCCGCAGGCATGGGACGGCACGGTGGCCGCCCAGAAGGTGCTGTCAGCGGTCTACCGCTTGTGGAAGGAGCGCGGCCAGCGTTATGGCGCGGGACACATCATCGACATTCTTCGGGGCAAGCATACCGACCGGGTGAGCCAGTATGGGCACGACACGCTGTCCGTGTTCGGCGTCGGCGCCGACTTGTCGGAATCGGCGTGGCGAGGCGTGCTGCGGCAGCTGCTGGCGCAGGGGCTCCTGGCAGTGGACCACGAAGGCTACGGCACCTTGACGCTTACAGAGGCAAGCCGCGCCGTACTCAAGGGCGAAAGGCAGTTGATGCTGCGGCGCGAGTCGCCCAAGGCGGCACGCGCATCCAAGTCCGCCAGCGGCCGCCCTCGCGCCGCTGCCGTCGAACTGCCGGCCCATGCACAGCCGATCTTCGAGGCTCTGCGCGCCTGGCGCGCGGAAGTCGCGCGCAATCACGGCGTGCCAGCCTATGTGATTTTCCACGACGCGACGCTGCGGGAAATCGCACTCGCGCGGCCGGCGTCGCTGGCCGAACTGGGCAGCATCAGCGGCGTGGGCGCCCGCAAGCTGGAAGCGTACGGCGAGGAAATCCTGGAAAGAATCTGA
- a CDS encoding fimbrial protein produces MPVPVFRACMRAALAAAVACVAPAMALGAPPAPYPSTDLAPAAYGSPSSYARGARGLGVLAPALPMPVRLDEPVGVVAELPPCQPQEGLQTGEADAVSGPEPSPAAAPAQAAGPGDGTNPVPEGRDGAMPAAQGDCAAVPASADVATAGAIAPSLASLSYVPPPPGSGAPVKWGRPIGQRKPWFAGVSTQEGMVLGDRNLTYRNVDGPSVSVGSLTPFSPGWASAAPIGGVALSNLTSPSDATVPEGKLGYSSVWGRIDNTDPALTAGGVQTGPAAGTSALRYGLTPELTLEGQVQSARSLTATGLGTTYSLGQWGTLQGGAIQSRFDANEGWRYRLGYNVDLFDAFSLGYANELTTSGYGDLSTYEDGAAATRQWRNTFSAGVPVRGFGTVSGTYSGLRDARGELLESRYGLSQSMLLSPTVRLAVGADHDVVSGDYAVNMQLTMPIGAQ; encoded by the coding sequence ATGCCTGTTCCCGTTTTCCGTGCCTGCATGCGCGCGGCGCTGGCCGCCGCGGTCGCCTGCGTGGCGCCCGCCATGGCGCTCGGCGCGCCGCCCGCGCCCTATCCCTCCACCGATCTCGCCCCGGCTGCCTATGGCAGCCCTTCCTCGTATGCGCGCGGCGCTCGCGGCTTGGGGGTTCTGGCGCCGGCTCTTCCCATGCCGGTCCGCCTCGACGAACCCGTGGGCGTCGTCGCCGAGCTGCCGCCGTGCCAGCCGCAGGAAGGATTGCAAACCGGCGAAGCGGACGCCGTATCCGGGCCCGAACCCAGCCCGGCCGCTGCGCCGGCTCAGGCAGCCGGGCCCGGGGATGGGACGAATCCCGTCCCCGAGGGCCGCGATGGAGCCATGCCGGCCGCCCAGGGCGATTGCGCGGCGGTGCCCGCGTCGGCCGATGTCGCGACCGCCGGCGCCATCGCGCCATCCCTGGCTTCACTGTCGTACGTTCCCCCGCCCCCCGGAAGCGGGGCGCCGGTGAAATGGGGGCGACCCATCGGTCAACGCAAACCCTGGTTCGCCGGCGTGTCGACGCAGGAAGGGATGGTGTTGGGCGATCGGAACCTGACCTACCGGAATGTGGACGGGCCTTCGGTCTCGGTCGGTAGCCTGACGCCGTTTTCGCCCGGCTGGGCCAGCGCGGCACCGATCGGCGGCGTGGCGCTTTCCAATCTGACGTCTCCCAGCGATGCGACAGTGCCCGAGGGCAAGCTGGGGTACTCGTCCGTATGGGGACGCATCGACAACACGGATCCGGCGCTTACCGCTGGCGGCGTCCAGACCGGTCCCGCGGCCGGCACCAGCGCCCTGCGCTATGGGCTGACGCCTGAGTTGACGCTGGAGGGACAGGTCCAAAGCGCGCGCTCCCTGACTGCAACGGGCCTGGGCACCACCTATTCCTTGGGCCAGTGGGGCACGCTGCAGGGCGGCGCGATTCAAAGCCGTTTCGACGCCAACGAAGGATGGCGGTACCGGCTGGGCTACAACGTCGATCTCTTCGACGCGTTTTCCCTGGGCTATGCCAACGAGCTGACCACCAGCGGCTATGGCGACCTGTCCACCTACGAGGATGGCGCAGCCGCGACCCGCCAGTGGCGGAACACCTTTTCCGCCGGCGTGCCCGTCCGCGGCTTCGGCACGGTGAGCGGCACCTATTCCGGCTTGCGCGATGCTCGCGGCGAATTGCTGGAAAGCCGGTACGGACTATCGCAGAGCATGCTGCTGTCGCCCACTGTGCGGCTTGCCGTCGGGGCGGACCATGACGTGGTCAGCGGCGACTATGCCGTCAATATGCAGCTGACCATGCCCATCGGTGCGCAATAG
- a CDS encoding response regulator produces the protein METPHTKLLVVDDDPALRQLLADYLNRHGYDTLLAPDATDLPARIARYAPDLLVLDRMLPGGDGADACRRLREQGEDIPVILLTARDEAVDRIIGLEAGADDYLGKPFDPRELLARIEAVLRRKKGPSALTRDAPVSFGPFVFEPATRQLLRDGVVVKLTGGEINLLEALVRNAGKPLSRERLLALARDDDAGERNDRAIDIAILRLRRAIEDDPKQPRWIQTVWGIGYRFSP, from the coding sequence ATGGAAACGCCTCATACCAAATTGCTGGTCGTCGACGACGACCCCGCCCTGCGGCAATTGCTCGCGGATTATCTGAACCGGCATGGCTACGACACCTTGCTGGCCCCCGACGCGACGGACCTGCCCGCACGCATCGCGCGCTACGCGCCGGATCTGCTGGTCCTGGACCGCATGCTGCCGGGCGGCGACGGCGCGGATGCGTGCCGGCGCCTGCGCGAACAGGGCGAGGACATTCCGGTGATCCTGCTGACGGCCCGCGACGAGGCGGTGGACCGCATCATCGGCCTGGAAGCCGGCGCCGACGACTATCTGGGCAAGCCCTTCGATCCACGCGAACTGCTGGCGCGCATCGAGGCCGTCCTGCGCCGCAAGAAAGGCCCGTCGGCCCTGACCCGCGATGCGCCTGTCAGCTTCGGCCCCTTCGTCTTCGAACCGGCCACCCGGCAGCTGCTGCGCGATGGCGTCGTCGTGAAACTGACGGGCGGCGAAATCAATCTGCTCGAAGCGCTGGTCCGCAACGCCGGCAAGCCCCTGTCCCGTGAACGGCTGCTGGCGCTGGCGCGCGACGACGACGCGGGCGAGCGCAACGACCGCGCCATCGACATCGCGATCCTGCGGCTGCGGCGCGCCATCGAGGACGACCCCAAGCAACCGCGCTGGATCCAGACCGTGTGGGGCATCGGCTACCGCTTTTCGCCGTGA
- a CDS encoding ATP-binding protein, protein MTFSPRSLLPRSLRARLILLVLGCMLLGQAGTLAVGSYYRDRFVDDVAMDYIVTTIRTLRAAVSEVPAEDRAGFVRDASGGQWHLWARTLPAEAQLQRFHGGGLPPPPPPPRDGLSDAEREARLNEIREFRRRHPDGPYDDIRKDLRGLVRKLNQRLNDGTRVALSRGPRPEVFISLAPNPTSEDAPQLREWLVIPLDRLDPPLATPMVILWMAGLGLVLLIAAGFSWHITRPITRLAEAADQLAAGQPKRVVPSGPHETRVLGERFNAMLDALQESESVRRTLLAGLPHDLKAPLSRMWLRVEMADDAVLKEGLRKDLHDMQHMVDQFIGFVRGTDPAGYRYAPIPLADWLTERVQGWKGAGTAVDLTISGDPSATLQGDAVALGRLLDNLIANALHHGAPPIAITLEIGDGQARLCVADHGPGIPADRRVEALRPFARLDDARTRTGNVGLGLALADAIARAHGGTLTLGEAPWGGLQVEVSLPLQV, encoded by the coding sequence ATGACCTTTTCGCCGCGATCCCTGCTGCCACGCTCGCTGCGCGCCCGCCTGATCCTGCTCGTCCTGGGCTGCATGCTGCTGGGGCAGGCCGGCACCCTCGCCGTCGGTTCGTATTATCGCGACCGCTTCGTCGACGACGTGGCGATGGATTACATCGTCACCACGATCCGCACACTGCGCGCCGCCGTCTCCGAAGTGCCTGCCGAAGACCGCGCCGGCTTCGTCCGCGACGCTTCGGGCGGCCAATGGCATTTGTGGGCGCGCACCCTTCCCGCCGAGGCGCAGCTGCAGCGCTTCCATGGGGGCGGATTGCCGCCGCCCCCGCCTCCGCCGCGCGACGGCTTGTCCGATGCCGAGCGCGAGGCCCGGCTGAACGAGATACGCGAATTCCGGCGGCGCCATCCGGATGGCCCCTACGACGACATCCGCAAGGACCTGCGCGGGCTGGTCCGCAAGCTCAACCAGCGCCTGAACGATGGCACGCGTGTCGCGCTGTCCCGCGGTCCGCGTCCCGAAGTATTCATCTCCCTCGCGCCCAATCCCACCAGCGAAGACGCGCCGCAGTTGCGGGAATGGCTCGTCATCCCGCTGGACCGCCTGGACCCGCCGCTCGCCACGCCCATGGTGATCCTGTGGATGGCCGGCTTGGGGCTGGTGCTGTTGATCGCAGCCGGGTTCTCCTGGCACATCACGCGTCCCATCACGCGCCTGGCCGAAGCGGCCGACCAACTGGCCGCGGGCCAACCCAAGCGCGTGGTGCCGTCCGGGCCGCATGAAACCCGGGTGCTGGGCGAGCGCTTCAACGCCATGCTGGATGCGCTGCAGGAATCCGAATCCGTGCGGCGCACGTTGCTTGCGGGCCTGCCGCACGACCTGAAAGCCCCGCTCTCGCGCATGTGGCTGCGCGTCGAAATGGCGGACGACGCGGTCTTGAAGGAAGGCCTGCGCAAAGATCTGCACGATATGCAGCACATGGTCGATCAATTCATCGGCTTCGTGCGCGGCACCGATCCGGCGGGTTACCGCTACGCGCCGATCCCTTTGGCGGACTGGCTGACGGAACGCGTCCAGGGCTGGAAAGGCGCCGGCACAGCGGTGGACCTGACGATTTCAGGCGATCCCTCGGCGACCCTGCAGGGCGATGCCGTCGCGCTGGGCCGGCTGCTGGACAACCTGATCGCCAACGCCCTGCACCACGGCGCGCCGCCCATCGCGATCACACTGGAGATCGGCGACGGCCAGGCCCGGCTTTGCGTGGCGGACCACGGTCCGGGCATACCGGCGGACCGCCGCGTGGAAGCGCTACGCCCCTTCGCCCGCCTGGACGACGCGCGCACGCGGACGGGAAACGTGGGTCTGGGCCTGGCACTGGCCGACGCCATCGCGCGCGCCCATGGCGGCACGCTGACATTGGGCGAAGCGCCCTGGGGTGGCCTGCAAGTCGAAGTTTCGCTGCCGCTGCAGGTTTGA
- a CDS encoding cytochrome d ubiquinol oxidase subunit II: protein MIDALAASLGLAPGDPSFWMPLLFMGMLFALIVAGTVLDGFDLGVGILLQLAPSDDRGRMMALLSPWRDANEFWLLLGVGLFAAAFPFAWGVVLGQLYAPLTLMLLGVVLRSVSFEFRLRARTEAKPRWVLGFWMGSLMTAFGQGMALGRIATGYQNTAGYHGFSLFVGLCAVAAYVLLGATWLTMRVDGDLQRRAVQWARHAIRWTAAGMVAIAVTLGLANAGIFYKWSNLSHLGLAVGVWVAMLLGFVLTEMVLARLPRQAERFSWVPFVTCVGLFLLMLCGLAYSLFPYLVLDDMTLWDGAASLGSMRLVLSGAVVAVPLIVVFNILAYRSVFGKAKGSLQ from the coding sequence ATGATCGACGCGCTGGCCGCTTCGCTGGGATTGGCCCCGGGCGATCCCTCTTTCTGGATGCCGCTCCTGTTCATGGGGATGCTGTTCGCCCTGATCGTTGCCGGCACGGTCCTGGATGGATTCGATCTGGGCGTCGGCATACTGTTGCAGCTGGCGCCCTCGGACGATCGCGGCCGCATGATGGCCCTGCTCAGTCCGTGGCGCGACGCCAACGAGTTCTGGCTGTTGCTGGGTGTCGGGCTGTTCGCCGCGGCATTTCCGTTCGCCTGGGGCGTGGTGCTGGGCCAGCTCTATGCGCCTTTGACGCTGATGCTTCTGGGCGTCGTGCTGCGTAGCGTGTCCTTCGAGTTCCGGCTGCGAGCCCGCACCGAGGCCAAGCCGCGCTGGGTTCTCGGTTTTTGGATGGGCTCGCTCATGACGGCGTTCGGCCAGGGCATGGCGCTGGGCCGGATCGCGACCGGCTACCAGAATACAGCCGGCTATCACGGGTTTTCGCTTTTCGTGGGCCTGTGCGCGGTGGCGGCCTATGTGCTTTTGGGCGCGACCTGGCTGACGATGCGGGTGGATGGCGATCTGCAGCGCCGCGCGGTGCAGTGGGCGCGGCATGCCATCCGCTGGACGGCCGCCGGCATGGTGGCCATTGCGGTGACGCTGGGTCTGGCCAACGCCGGCATCTTCTACAAGTGGAGCAACCTGTCCCATCTGGGCCTGGCGGTGGGCGTGTGGGTTGCGATGCTGCTTGGGTTCGTCCTGACCGAGATGGTGCTGGCGCGGCTGCCGCGCCAGGCCGAGCGATTCAGCTGGGTGCCGTTCGTCACTTGCGTGGGCCTGTTCCTGCTGATGTTGTGCGGGCTGGCCTACAGCCTGTTTCCCTACCTGGTCCTGGACGATATGACCTTGTGGGACGGCGCCGCGTCGCTCGGTTCCATGCGCCTGGTCCTGTCCGGGGCGGTGGTCGCGGTGCCGCTGATCGTCGTGTTCAATATCCTTGCGTATCGCTCGGTATTCGGGAAGGCGAAAGGATCACTTCAGTAA
- a CDS encoding cytochrome ubiquinol oxidase subunit I: MSIPPLFLGRLQFTACLAFLALFMALALALSWLLLYFKLRARFTGNAGWTAAYRFWVRIFALAFVLALASAVPVLLQIGTIWSGLMDKIGNVAGPLLGFAILSVFALKSCFLGVMLFGQRRVSEGVHTLAVFMVALGHLATAFWVLALVSWMQTPDGAVAVDGRFQVYDWAKVVFNPSLGWNIGLMALGAMLAAAFLVMGVTAWQALRRPLDDGERLSFRAALGLACVTVLLFGPVGVGAGKNIAHYQPAKAAAAAAYWHEGDPPDLVLAAWPDQEAAVNRGAWVWHGAAAPWLGRNVNGHFLALENYANMQPPVALTFWSLRLAILLVLVMGLLAWATLFKLRGRGFDPAALPQRWLRVLSSTTFAGALLVIAGWIFTIVGLQPYAVNGAVTQAEILGPASPRSLLYGTVGYAVLYGALLAAFVRMLFHAARYGVVPVRKTAGAAA, translated from the coding sequence ATGAGCATCCCCCCTTTATTCCTGGGACGATTGCAGTTCACGGCCTGCCTGGCTTTCCTGGCGCTTTTCATGGCGCTCGCGCTGGCGCTGTCGTGGCTGCTGCTGTACTTCAAGCTGCGCGCGCGCTTCACGGGCAATGCCGGTTGGACCGCGGCCTACCGGTTCTGGGTGCGAATTTTCGCGTTGGCCTTCGTGCTGGCCCTGGCCTCGGCCGTGCCAGTGCTGTTGCAGATCGGCACCATATGGTCCGGCCTGATGGACAAGATCGGCAACGTGGCCGGGCCTTTGCTGGGCTTTGCGATCCTTTCCGTGTTTGCGCTCAAGTCCTGCTTTCTTGGCGTCATGCTGTTCGGCCAGCGGCGGGTGTCGGAAGGCGTGCATACGCTTGCCGTTTTCATGGTCGCCCTGGGCCATCTGGCGACGGCATTCTGGGTGCTGGCGCTGGTCTCCTGGATGCAGACGCCGGACGGGGCGGTGGCGGTGGACGGCCGCTTCCAGGTCTACGATTGGGCCAAGGTCGTCTTCAATCCCTCGCTGGGGTGGAATATCGGGTTGATGGCCCTGGGAGCCATGTTGGCGGCGGCTTTCCTGGTCATGGGGGTCACGGCATGGCAGGCGCTGCGGCGCCCGCTGGACGATGGCGAACGCCTGAGTTTCCGCGCCGCCCTTGGTTTGGCCTGCGTGACGGTTCTGCTGTTCGGCCCCGTGGGCGTCGGCGCCGGCAAAAACATCGCGCACTATCAACCGGCCAAGGCGGCCGCCGCGGCGGCGTATTGGCATGAAGGCGATCCGCCCGACCTCGTTCTGGCGGCATGGCCCGACCAGGAAGCGGCGGTGAACCGCGGCGCCTGGGTCTGGCACGGCGCCGCGGCGCCCTGGCTCGGACGCAACGTCAACGGCCATTTCCTTGCCCTGGAAAACTACGCGAACATGCAGCCGCCGGTCGCGCTTACGTTCTGGTCATTGCGGCTGGCGATCCTGCTGGTGTTGGTCATGGGCCTGCTGGCGTGGGCCACACTGTTCAAGCTGCGCGGGCGCGGCTTCGATCCGGCCGCGTTGCCTCAACGCTGGCTGCGGGTGCTGTCATCGACGACGTTTGCGGGCGCGTTGCTGGTGATTGCCGGCTGGATCTTCACCATCGTCGGCCTGCAGCCGTACGCGGTGAACGGGGCGGTGACCCAGGCGGAGATCCTGGGGCCGGCGTCGCCGCGTTCCCTGCTTTACGGCACGGTCGGCTATGCCGTCCTCTACGGGGCGCTGTTGGCCGCATTCGTGCGCATGCTGTTTCATGCCGCTCGCTACGGCGTGGTGCCGGTGCGCAAAACGGCGGGGGCCGCAGCATGA